The genomic window AATCCTgttcccactgaagtcagtggcaCAACTCCAACCCGTCTAATGGGAACGGCAACAAGCCTTCTATCTGCTTAATACAAATGAAGATACTCATCTCCTCTTTGACATATTTTGGGCTCAAAGCCATTGGCTGACACTTGTTTGGTTCTCTGCATGTATGTGACTCATGGGATAATATAATGCCTAACTTCCATTCTGCCAGACCTGTCTTTCTCTGTGGTTGCCTATTAATTTCAGAGGCAAGATGCAATACTGCAGTAAAATAGGATGGTGTTAAACTAAGAGAATTGCACTTACTGGGAGTAAATTAACCAGATTCCCTTTGTGAGGATTCCCTTCCAATTAAAGAGGTATACCCAAATAGCCCTGAAGGCATCAGCCCATTTCTCCTGTATAGAAGGGGAGTTTGTGGAAGTATCTAGCAAAGTACTTGGCAATAAAGGCAGTGTAAACATAACTGCCTTTGCCCCACCAGGGGTAACCTAAGGAGCAACATAATAATGGAAAGGACATAAAAAAAGTCTGTATTCCAaacagctgatttttatttcaggctACTTACACAGACTGGGTTAATCTGGATACACAGGTGTTCAATCAGCTAAGCATAAGCTGGTTTTCCACCAAAGGTATAAACTCTTTGAGATATGGGttgattttctctctttggaTTAATAGACTGAGTACTGGTaccataaaataataataatataatacaGACTGGAAGGAATATCTGAACAGACTTTCTGGTTCTTCTGAAGTTTCTTGTGATATGCTTATTTTTACTAAGTCTTGGCTTTAAAACACAGTATGCATTTCATGTATGATACAGCAAACCACACTGTAACACTGATATTTGTATGATGTTTGTATTTCATGCAATTTCATGTGTATAAACATGGATTTGATTACAGGGGAAGaaagacacacacaaaaccagagGTGTCAATGtataaaacatcattttttactttattacgCCAAGACAGGGCAGTGGGCCTGTTTCTCCACCCTTTACTCAGACATTTGCCATTCTTTTCACCACTGAATTGGATCAAAGCCAATTCAACCAATAAACCCAAATCAGTAAGTGCAAAACACCTGCTTTCTCCTGCCAGCAAAGCATCTCTCATTGCCCCACTCAGGTGTAGAAATGTGTTCTTTTCCTCCAAACTCCTGAAGCAGGTAGATGAGGAAAACTCCTCAGGGGCAATTCTCTTGTggcagcaataaaaaataaaagactgagAAATCATGACATTCCTCTGCCACCCCCCCAACCTGCAGCAGGACTTTGCCATGGTCATGAGCAATCTCTCAACTCTGTACACAGTGCTAGCAGACAGATACTCCCTTCATCCTCAACATGTGATTACTTGCTCAGCCTCGGTCGGTGCCCAACCCCCTGCCTCACCCCCCGTCCATGTCCCCAGCCCCATGGCTGGGTCTGCTGAGGGACAGGGGTTCAAGAGGAAGGACTGCACAGCCCCACTAGTGAGGCAGGACGGGTACAGGCTTGGCAGcaatgcagctgtgctgtgtatAAAAGGAACAAGCCCAGTgggaaaaccaaaaaaccacccaGCAGTCATGAAGACAAATGTTGCAGAGTACATCCACCCACAGCACCCTCCCAGAGCCAGAGCCCATCAAGCCTTTGTCCCTGCCAGGCTAATGTTGGTGCAGGGTGCCTGTGTGCAGGGGGTGAGTGGAAGTGCCACATGTGAGAACAGTCCCTGCCCACACTTACCCACGtgtgccacagccctgcagagctgctgcctgccatcctcggcagcagcacagactgtGCTCATACCAGAGTGCTGCTCCAGACAGTccccagaggtcccttccagtccaaCTGTCTGCTGATATTTGGAGTGGACAGTGCATGAAATCTTTTCCACCATCCAGCTGCTGTAGTACCTGCCCAAATAGTGCTGAAACAGGCAATGCATTGTGTCACACGTGagcctggagcactgcaggacTGCAGGCTTTGACCCTGGCGCTAAGGCACTCGCTCCTGGACATGTCGCTCACAGGACATTTTTCATCTGAGCAATGACTTAGGGACTTTTTGAAGGCTCGGCTGTGTGTGCCAGGGTAAGGGTTTGgtttgaaaggaagagaaaatgcagatctgcagctgggaagggctgggatggggctgccaaAGCAAAAGGCAGTCCGCAAAGAGCACGTAGAAACTGCAGAAAGCTCCGTGCTGTAAGAACTGTTTTGTCTGAGCCATGACTGAGGGCCTTGTCGAGGGCTCAGCCTACAGTTAGGGTTAGGATTAGAGAACACTGCTCACTTTGGCACTGTGTTTAAGGAAAGTTCTCGAAACACTTTTCTGCTATCAATAATTTACCCTTCGTAGTATTCCAGGGCATTCTGTGTTTATATAACTATTGAAACACCTACGTGGTAGACAGGTGATCTTActtttgaatcacagaatggctgatTCTTCTGCCACTGAAGACTAGTTTAATCTACAGttcatttaaattaatggaaaaatctgctttgtgaGGCCATAAATGATTTGCtgaaaccacacacacacacacacacacacggtgAGTCACAGTTCAGAACGTAACTCAAACAACCAGGACTGTATTCCCATGCTCTAACCACTAGATTACAGTCCCTCCCACATATACCCTGCAATAATCTTTGCTCAAATGATAACAGCATTTCCCCACTTTACACGCTGGACAGCATTACTGAGTAAGGCACATCCTACCCAACGGGTGTAtagctctgcagggctggggaaggaaggaagcacaAGTAAAAGTCATTATTTTTGCCCAACACCACTAGAACTTAACTCTCTCCTTGGAAAATTACTAGCTCAGGGCCCAGCACCCACATTTAACTGAAAAGTGAAATCCTTGATCCCGATTTACATTTATCTTTCACCCCTCCCAAGCAGCGAGCGCTTGCAGACACCATCACAGTGGatttgggaaaagcagcttcacCTTCCCTCGCTCCCGCTCACGGCCCAGCATGAGCCCCCTGGCAGAGGCAAAGCCTCGGCCCACGGCAGCCAGCCCAGCGCCCCGCAGGGCTCGGGGGCTGCAGCCGCACCAGCCTCGGGCGCTTCGGGAGCCCAGGCTCTCCCCCACAGCTCGCCGGCTCACACACTCGTGGATGCAGTTCTGTCTGTCTGGGGTGtttaatttctgctgtgatGTGCCGCGCTGCGCATACCCAACATGAGGGCAGTGGGCACACCATGGAGCAGTGAGCTGTGGGGAGCTCGGCTGTCCGGCTGGATGCCCCTCCAGGGTGAAGGTGGAGCCAGGCGCTGCTGGGGGCCAGGGGCAGCTTTCCCTCGCACGCCTGAGGCGCAGTCCCAGCGCAGTCCTGGGCCGCCCGCCCGGACACCAAGCCCCGCCGGAGAGAAGGGCGGGCGGCGTCCCGAGACCCCTGGGAGCCCCTCACAGGGCGCCCGGGCCTGCGCCACACGCCGGGGGACATTGCACCTCAGGGCCGGCCGCCCCCACGGGGCAGCTCCGGGACGGGACGGCCCAGGCGGAGCCACCCCTCACCTCACGGCTGCCCCTCGCCCTGCCCCGCGTCCCGCCCGCACCGAGGGCACCGAGGCGGTGCCTCTGGGCCCGACCCCAGGATCGAAACTCCCCGGGGAAGGGGAGGGCTGCGTCTGGCCGGGACGGGCCGGGCAGCGGCGGTGCTGCCGGGCGAGCGGGACCCGGGCCTGCCCTCCGCCTCTTTCCGCCAGGCCCCGGGCTTGTCCCGTTGAGACCCGCGTTGTCCCGGGCGGAGCACGGGCAGCCCGGCCGGCCGGGCCCGGGGGAGCGGGCGGGCTGCGTGTCCTCGGCACCCGGCGCCTCCCTCGTCCCTCCCGGCCCCGCAGCCCGCCCACAggcccccggcccggccgcggcGGGGTAAAGGGTGAAGCGAGGCGTGACTCACGGGCACACATCTGCCACCGCAAGCGTTTAGGAAATTGCCGTTCTCTTAAAGGCAACCgtgtatttatttctctgggGCGAAAACCGGGGAGTTGCACTCCATTAACGCGTTTTAGTCACCAGCCCTGGAAGGGGATGCAGAAGTCGGTGGAGAGCTGGATGCTGGtctggaggaagaagagagctTTTGCGCTCCTGCTACAGGAGAAGGACTGGAAACAAGCAGAGAGGCGGATCATTATGGTAGAATATATGCTGTTTATTTATGAAGGTAACCAGGGCTTCTGACAAATTTTATATGCAGTTCCCCCccccattaaaataaaaaaaaacaacgcACCAATGTGTGTGCATATACATACACGTATACATAccatacacacacactgcacacacaTTCACATGCTGCCAGCACTGTGCTCTCACTGTCATGCTTCCAAACAGCTCCATCCACCTTGTTCTCTCTTGTCAAGGCTTACTTCAGTTGGACAAACTGTTACGCAGCTACGACACAAGGAAGAAATGTTCCGCATGGCTACCAGAATGCCCAGGGggcctgtttgtttgtttatttttctctcactcTGGGAGAAGCTCCAGAGTCCAAAggtgcagcagcaccagggacaAGCCTCCTTGCCCCACACCAGgcatcctgcagccccacaaCCCATGCCCCGTTCCAGGCACTCCTGCCTTGGGGTTGGGAGGCAGCAGCCAATACAGGACAATGTGAAGAAGGCAACACACACTCATACTCACCCACccatacaaataataaaataacgTTGCAGCACAAGGGCATAGTCTCTGTCACCAGATAAGAAAGTTGTGTGATGGCAAAGATCTAAGTAAGGCAATAAAGTATAGCTAGTGTACACGGAACGGCTTTCACATTACATGAGGCACAGTTTGGGCAGACAGAGACTTGGAGAAGAGCTAAATGTCCTggaataaagcaaaatacacTGAAAGTTCATAGTAAATACCCGCATCAATAGGTATTTATTCATTTGTGCTTCGCCACGTCGTGACATACAGTACAAGACattgctgctctttctttcGATGGAGAGAGCTCACCATACTCTTGcaagctgctgctccatcagTCCCAGGCTGTCCATCGGTCCTGCAGCGGTGCCGGCCCCTTGCCCCGCTCCCAGCCaaggcaggggacagggctgggcacaggcagcccagccaggctgcgACAGTCCTGGCAGCAGTCTGGTGGCTGCCCCACACCTCAGTGCTCCCAACGGCGTCCAGTGCTGCACATCTCAGCCTCAAGTCCTCATCGCTGACTtccccaaagctgctcctgcctgctgcactgCAGGCCAGCTGCAAGGGGTCTGGCAGGACACCCCAGACACCCCAAACCTCGAGCCCGCACACCCCTCTGTCCTTCTCCTTGCACCCTGCAAGGCTGGAGGGCATAGTAagccccagagctcctgcagccagcttTTAAGGCACATCTGGGTTGCTACGTGTGCTTTATTactgttgttgttattgttattattattattattattactgtaatTTACCCTGTGTAGACACGTGgtcttttaattctttcttccCCTTGCCTTCCTCCTTAGAAAACCCACCATGTTTTCAGCTTATTCGTATGTCATCTCTAAGGCACAAACCTTTTAATACTAGAGCTGCCTGGCTTCTGGTATAGGTCGTGAATCGATAAAAAACAAacgaaacaaaacaaaaccaaaacaaccccccATTCCCCTCCCCGCGGCGCTTGCCGGGCGCCGGTACATAGAGTATCTATGCGCGGCCAGGGCAGCCCGGCCGGTCCCGGCACGGCGCTAGGCGCAGCTGCCCATGGCCTTCACCAGCGAGCTCTCGGGCAGCTGCCTGAAGATGCCCCGCAGAGTCTCCAGCTCCCGGGTGAGCTGCTCCACCCGCTTGCGCAGCCGCTCGTTGTCGGTGGTGAGCTCCAGCACCTTCTGCTGCGTCTCCACATTGCGCTGCTTGGCCTTGTCCCGGCTCTTGCGCACCGCGATGTTGTTGCGCTCCCGGCGCACCCGGTACTCGTTGCTGTTCTTGTCCACTGTCTTTTTCGATTTGCTCCGGTGGTCCGAGGGCATCATCTTGAGGGTGCCCGCGGCGGGCAGGCCGCCGGGAGGGTGCGGGTGGTGCGGGTGGTGCGGGCTGGGCACGGGCGTGGGGGGCGGCGTGGGCTGCCCGGGCTGGAGGTGCATGGTGGTCTGGGCGCAGTGGGCGATCTGGTACTGGAGGTGGGACGGGTGCTGCTGCGGGGCGTGATGGGGATAGAGGGCCGACAGGGCCGCCGacttcacctcctcctcctcgcgGGGCTCCTGCTTGATCACCAGCGGCCGCAAGCCCGGCGCGGCGATGCGCTCGTACAGGGGGTCGAGCTTGCCGTCCATGTAACCGGCCACGCAGCCGAAGAGcggctgctggtggtgctgcGGCTGGTGCCCCGGCGCCGAGGCGGCGGCGCCGGCCCCGTGCATGGTGTGGAAGTCGAAATCCCCGGC from Parus major isolate Abel chromosome 11, Parus_major1.1, whole genome shotgun sequence includes these protein-coding regions:
- the CEBPA gene encoding CCAAT/enhancer-binding protein alpha, whose product is MEQANFYEVDSRPPMSSGQHHQLQTPLPGSTYSYREASSAAAPAAGGAELGDICENENSIDISAYIDPAAFNDEFLADLFQHNKQQEKAKAILAGDFDFHTMHGAGAAASAPGHQPQHHQQPLFGCVAGYMDGKLDPLYERIAAPGLRPLVIKQEPREEEEVKSAALSALYPHHAPQQHPSHLQYQIAHCAQTTMHLQPGQPTPPPTPVPSPHHPHHPHPPGGLPAAGTLKMMPSDHRSKSKKTVDKNSNEYRVRRERNNIAVRKSRDKAKQRNVETQQKVLELTTDNERLRKRVEQLTRELETLRGIFRQLPESSLVKAMGSCA